One part of the Microtus ochrogaster isolate Prairie Vole_2 chromosome 16, MicOch1.0, whole genome shotgun sequence genome encodes these proteins:
- the LOC101994866 gene encoding LOW QUALITY PROTEIN: vomeronasal type-1 receptor 4-like (The sequence of the model RefSeq protein was modified relative to this genomic sequence to represent the inferred CDS: deleted 2 bases in 1 codon), translating to MLSKFIKQVVFLFMTGFGTLGNIYVSVNYMFSCFRGPEKKPVHFILIHLAFTNIIILLAKGLPKTMADFALRNFLDDIGCKILIYLSRVARGVSICTSGLLTVVQAIIISPRASGWRRLRPQSAWHILPFFSFFWILNALIAINLIHSITGVRLNLSQLNNKDDYCYFMLESKTTKWIVLPFMVLRDAVFQGAMGGASGYMVLLLHKHHQHVLYLQNSKLLYRTPPELRAAQSVLLLMLCFVFFYWTDCAVSLFLSLSLAEKSLMPNVQNFLALGYATFSPFVLIHRDGLLPECLHAQWEKLRNYLLFFCSMSVKKFSVLQYCG from the exons atgctttcaaaattcATTAAGCAAGTAGTTTTCCTCTTCATGACTGGGTTTGGCACTCTGGGGAACATTTATGTTTCTGTGAATTATATGTTCAGTTGCTTCAGAGGGCCTGAGAAGAAACCTGTACACTTTATTCTAATCCATTTGGCTTTTACAAACATCATAATTCTTCTTGCAAAAGGATTGCCAAAGACAATGGCAGATTTTGCTTTGAGAAACTTCCTAGATGACATAGGATGTAAGATCCTCATTTACCTGTCAAGGGTGGCCCGTGGGGTCTCCATCTGCACCAGCGGTCTCCTCACTGTGGTCCAGGCCATCATCATCAGTCCCAGAGCATCTGGGTGGAGAAGGCTCAGACCACAGTCTGCATGGCacatccttccattcttttcattcttttggataCTCAATGCTTTAATAGCTATTAACCTAATCCATTCCATCACAGGTGTAAGATTGAATTTATCACAGCTTAATAATAAAGATGACTATTGTTATTTTATGCTAGAAAGTAAGACTACAAAATGGATAGTTCTTCCCTTTATGGTCCTGAGAGATGCTGTGTTTCAGGGAGCCATGGGAGGggccagtggctacatggtacTTCTTCTCCACAAGCACCACCAGCATGTCCTCTACCTTCAGAACTCCAAGCTTCTCTACAGAACTCCccctgagctgagagctgctcaGAGTGTCCTCCTTctgatgctctgttttgttttcttctattggaCTGACTGTgctgtttctctatttttaagtctttctttAGCAGAAAAATCCTTGATGCCAAATGTTCAAAATTTTCTGGCCCTTGGTTATGCAACTTTTAGCCCCTTTGTGCTGATTCACAGGGATGGACTTCTGCCTGAGTGTTTGCATGCTCAGTGGGAGAAACTGAGAAACTAcctc ttatttttctgttcaatGAGTGTGAAAAAGTTCTCAGTTCTGCAATATTGTGGGTAA